The Colletotrichum destructivum chromosome 7, complete sequence genome contains the following window.
CAAGGCATCAACTCCCTCGCTTTCCTCTCAGGCCGGCGGACCATGGAAGCTGTCGACGTCCTCTCACACATGTGCGCCGCTCACCTGTTCGTCTGCTGCCAGGCAGCTGACTTGCGTGATTACCACGAAAGATTTCTCAGTTCGACGTCCATGTCCGCGATTCTGAATGGAAACAAGTTAGGATTGAGCAGTGTTCATCTGACGAAGTTGACCTTCGGTCTGGATGACTTGATTCGGAGTTGGTGGTATGAAGCAAACAAGCTCAGTCATGTGCGGCGCTGCTCATTTGTGGCGTCCAAAGTCACATCTCACGTCATGGATCTCGTCATGCATGGAACAATCGACTTCGTGTCAGTCAAGTCTGTTCTTGATGTTCAAGAAAAGCTTCGTCAAAGTATGGAGGCATGGTTGGAAGACCCATCCAACAACCCCACGACTAAAGAGTCCACATCGGTAGACATTGATGCTGTGCATCTCGAAGGGCTGGGCCAGGGGTCAGCACTCCTGTTCGGCATTGTCCGTGGCAAACTGGGGCTTCCGTTCCATCAGGGTCTCAGGGAAGTGCAGAGCAGCACTATCGGCCGCAGTGTCTCCCAGATCTACGAGGCAATACGACAGGGCGTTGTCGTTCCTGTGCTGATGCCTTGCCTTGAGGCAGATGGACAGTCTCTGTCAGCGAGAGAAGGAACCCCAGCTAGCAGCGATGCCAGCACCGGTTCGGTCAATGGTACGGGAAGCGTCTGAGACGTTAGTTGTGAAGCGGATGACATGGCGTGCAACCAGCCCGGGGCGAAGTGCTGTTATGGAAATATTCAGTTCGACTGACCAAAAGTATCCCTAGCTTGATTCCGCCTTGGTTCAATCCTAATAACCACCACTCGTGTGACATCTTTCGAGGCATACATTGCAACGCATCCACCACCTGTTGGTCATTCGTGAGTGAAGCTTCTCATGACGTACGCACCCCCTAAGTGTGATACACACAGTATGTAAAAAGAAAGGCGAAACGAAACAGCACGCATAAAGAAAACAAGCCAACCATGGAAAAGAAGTTTGAAGCGAGAGGCAGTATAAAAAATGTTGCAAAAATCGAATGTCCCTAGCAAGGCTCGAACTTGCGACCTTTGGATGTCCCGACCTGAAGGTAGGGTCATATTGATATAGAAATATGAGACCAACGCTCTACCGACTGAGCCATAGAGACTAAATGATGCTGTGGAGGGAATTATTACTACTTATGTCGCGCGAGTGTCCTGGCGGGGCCTGGACCCGGCGGAGAAAGATTGAGTCAGTACTCCGTACTATGTAGATTTCTCCAGAACAAGAGTGGGGCGGCTTGAGTGCTGGAACCAGGACAATCCCGCGTCCCTTAtgtgccggcgccggtgtgGGGGCTGCGAGCGCAACACGCAGGTCTGACGTGAACGCGTGGGTTCGTCCGATGTCTGACTTCATCGTGACGATGGGGCTGTGGCCGCCGGTCGCGTCATAAGCCCTATTCTATTCACTCACCTGGCCTTCCTATCGGGAAGCGAGTTGACTCATTTCATCCCTCCCCGGATATCCAACTTGACCAAAGGTGAACACACACCGATGATGTTATGCTCGAGGTGACTAGGCAGATGAGGTGGATGCTACTTGCTGCTAGGACGTTCCTTGCAGTGAGCAAACGTGTACACGGCCCGTAACCCGAGCTCGGATCGCCACCAACAGAAGACACCTTTAGTTCATGGAGATAGCGTTCGCTCCCTTTCCCCAAGCCTCTTATGATCAGACCAACAGCAAGCCGCTTGCTTTTCGAATGTCCAAAAAAGCGTGGCTGTCAAAGCGCCCCCGGACTCCGGAGATTTCAATTACATCAGTTGCTTCTCTGGAAGGATTTGACACTTGCACCTCTTCCAAACAGGCAAATCCGATGGCAATTAGAATTTGCTCTTCCCATGACACCACATGCGTACTTGGACAGGAAGGAAAACAGGGGGGGTACTTAAATTTTGTGATAGAAAGATAAAAATGCATGGATTCTTCTTTACGCCCTTAAGTGGTTGCGATCCATTAAACTTCATCACGTCCGTAGCAACATACTTTCCCAAACCATGCAGCCTCTTCGTGTTCAACGTACAATATACACAAGCATAGACTGTTCAACGATATATCTACACCATGCTTTCATTATGACACGCCGTCTTGGTCCCTTTCCTCCTGTCCGCATGCTCCTGCCTCTGATCACGTACGACTGCCGCCGTCCTGCCCGTGCCAAGTAAGAAAAACTGAGCCATCGTGGTATAAAATGCTCCATGCCGAACGCCATTGTGCATGCAATGCTTTCAGTGCGAGCCGCCGATTAGAGAAAGACGAAGTGAAGAGAAAATAAAACATGATATGGAACCAAACATGGTTCCATGTTGGCCAGTCCTCTGGTATCGTTTGGTTCCACTGGAAGTAGAACGAATCCGTAAGCTTTTTTGATAAATATGCGCCGTGCTCTGAAGATGCTAGCGTTGGCAAGAGGGGGAATCGAGAAGAATATTTGGAAGCTGGGCAGGGTCGGAGTCAAGATGCCGGGCGGTGGGATGAAATGGTCCATGGGCCGGCCAGGCCTACAAAGACTCGCCCGCGTAATTATCGCAGTGCGAGTGCCTCGAATATTTGGGTACTCGGCCCAGTTGGCCAAGAAGGTCGTCTAGCTCGGCCCAGTTATCGATGTTTTCGGCAAACTTGCGGTGTTTGCGAGTAAGAATGTGCTTCAAGTATGTTAGCATGGCCCGGTATTAGTGATCATCACTATTTGAACATACCTCATCAAAGTCCTTAAATTTGTCCTGGCAATTCTCACAATATCCCGGCTTCAGGTCACGCTTACTCTTAGGAGGCGGTGCTGCCGTCTTGCAGCTGGCTTTGGAGAGCTTGGAGCTCTGCTTGTCAGGATCCTCCTCGATAAGCTCCATTCGCCTGCTAGTAGTCCTGGAGACGCTGGTAGACCGGGCAGATGTCGCATCCAACGACATCTCAGTAAGCCTTCGAGAGCTGGCGTCCTGTGGCGTAGGAGCTCCCCTTTGCAGCACCTTTCGCTGCAAACCATGCACTTCCTTGCTAGTACCGGCCTTTGCACCATTGATACCAGATGTAGAAGATATCATCTGCGAGCGGATAGCCGATGTGATGTTGGACGGCTGCACTCCAGAAGCCACAGGCTCGCCTGCAAAGAAACGGCCAGTGCCAGTCCGGCCGGTAAAAGCGTTCTGTGTTCGTCCAAAATCAATGGGATTGGCAACCACGGCCTTAGGAGGGTTGAACACGTCCATGGGCTTCATCACAGGCCGAGTCTTGTTCTGCTCATCTTGCATTTCAGAGAGCGTGCGCTTGCCAATGACGGCCTTGGGTACAAGGGCTTCAGGAAGTTGACGAGATTGCCGTTCTTCCGCAACCGGCTTCGTTGCAGCACGTTCTTTCGGTTCCCTCTGTTCCTTTTGCTGCGTGGATGGCTTCCGACTAGGGCGTTCGGTCGCCTCAGGTTCCTCGACAAATGGGCAGCGTCCGTCCGTAACAGTCCTGAACTGGGGCCACTCGCCATCGTATTTGTTGTTGACCTTGGGGTACTCCCGCACCATAATGGgcttctgcttctcgtcAATGTCGTAGACGTAAAGGTACGGGCCCTTGAAATTGATCATCTCCCTGCTGGCCACGGCATCTGAAGGTCCGTTTAGTCGCTCGTGCTGCAACATCTGCAACAAGCCGGGCTCCTCCGTAGTCTTTTTGTTTACCAGGTGCCTCGTAGGCTCGCCCTTAGCACCATAGGCCGCGACAACATGCGGGTCTGGCTCCAATAGAAACTGCAGCATCCTCTGGAACTTCTCCACAGACCAAATCTTTTTGCCCATATCGCGGGCCTTATGTAGGACATCGTTACTCTGGGTCGATCGCGTCCGCCTGGTTCTGTCATCCTGGTTTTGAGTGTGGGGTCGTCTCGACGTGGTTTCCAGCAGGAGACGCCTTCGTGCATCGGTAGACCGGTCGAGAAGGGACGGGTTGATGGTCTGGGGCTGTTCTTCGGGCTCGACATGTGCAGACGTTTGCATGTCCTCTTGCACTGGTATCGGGCGGGCGGTCACGACGTGGGTAATGCTGCTCGAAAAGAATCGTTCGTCTCTCTGCACAAGTACGATGTCAGTCAGAGATGGGGACGATGTTCAGGTTCGCATGATAGACATACGGCTCCGAGAGACTGTGCGTGTCTGGAAAGCTTGGCCCTCTGGTCTTCGGGGACACTATCAAAGTAAAAGACCATCTTGGGGAACCTCCCCCGGTATTCGGCCTGCCATTGACGGATCCTCTCGACGCTGGCGTCATCATGGTGTGTCGAACGTTCCTTAGTGACGGGCCGACCCACACGTTGGGGTAGCTGGGAGGCCTTCGTGATCTTGGACGGCGACCGCAGTTGACGCGACCCAACGTTCTCGACAGCCTGCTTTTTGTAGGGCGGTGGTTGGGCGTATAATTCTTCTCGCTGGATATTGGCATGGGAGCGCTTGTGCTTGGCTTGAGCCAGAGCAGAAGCGGCTCTCAAGGGGGAATTGACCACATTGGGGTTGCTAGACAAAGGCGTTCGTCTAGTGGACATggccggacgaggaggggCGAGGTTCGGTGAGAGAGATATGGCTGCCATAAAAAATGCCCAATCAATATGCTCAACGACAAGAAACGAAAAAAAGCTCGGTTGGTTTGTCGATTTGGTTTGTTCGACAGacagtgtgtgtgtgtgtgtgtgtgtgtatgtggTGTCGAGAGGGGTTGCTCTGTGGACGACGGGCACGCGACGTGGCAGGCGAACACACGTCGCTCACGCGTACCAGCAGAGACCGTGTCGAAGTCTTCACAAAGACATTGAAGAGCGATTCGGAAACGTGGTAGAACTTCTGATACCACCGGACGGACAAGAGGTGGATGACGAAGGGGAgattgtcgtcgtcgggggtTCGTACGGGCAGCACCTCGAGGTGTGTGATTTGGTGTGGGCAGGTTCGGGCAGAGCTTTATTAACGAAGAGAGGCGGTTGGTGTTGTGTGGTGGGTGGGAGAAGGACCCCCCGTCACTACATCCGAGTGACCCAAGTCGCGCTTGACGGGTTTGGGAGGGGAACAACAGCGCTAATCCCAGTTGGACACGGCCGAAAACATGCACGGGCCAGCCGCCTCTCCAGCAACCGGCCAAAATTTGCTTGGCCCAGCGCGCGTCTCGCAGTCACCGTTTGGCAGGCCGAGTACAGTGAAGGGTCACTGTTAGCCAGCCACCATGACAGCTGATACCTGTACCTAcccaaggtaggtaggtaggtagcgACAACGCTGACTGGGGCTGCTGGGCCCCCTACCTagacgacggccgcctggAAATTGGATGGAGCTGCTCCAGTACGAAAACAACAGGAAAAATCCTGCTGCATCTGGAGCCCCTGTTGGATCCATTTCCCGGTGCACCTTCGCAATAGGTTCGCTTCTGCACTGCTGCTATTTGCCAGTGCCTACTTTTCTGGGTGCAAGTAACTTGTCTGCATCAAAGTAGGTATCTTTTTCACACGCAAGAGCCCTTGGGATGCATCGGCAACGTTAAATCAGTCCATGATGCCTGACATTCGGGTGTGTACCACCTCTCCTCTCCATGTAGATGCATGCAATGCATGTGGAGTGAGATTAACTCTGCAGTATGTACCTACGTACGGCATGCCACTTGCAGATAGATACCTTAGTTATATAGGTAAGGTAGGCACGGAACCACATCTCTTCACTATGTACATAAATCAGAATACCCAATATTGCACCGTACGTACACGCCATTTTCATTGCTCAGCATCGTCTGTACTTCGTCCTCCCTCCCAAAATCACATCGACTCGTCACTGTGGCACAATACCTAAAGGGGACAGCCACGCCGCCCCAGTCCTCACTcggtcctcggcctcacgGAAGACGAGTCAGCCTTGCTGCATTTCTCTGTAATCGTCGCACTTTTAGTACCAGGGAAATGATCTCGTCCGAATTGTAGTGCCTCATTCTCTCCGTTACTGTGCCTCACTTTTTTACCTCTTCTCGTCCATCATCGCTTATCCGGCCATGAACGTCTCACGGCCGGTGAGCCGCGCCCTTCAGACCGCCCAGAGACTACGCCCCATGAAATCGGCGTCACAATGGCGGCTCTCATTCTTCACTGGTTGTCAATTCCGGCGCTACTCCGCCGTCTCtgccgccgagctgcagTTCGGCCAGCCCGTGCATGAGACTCACCCTCACATCCTCAAAGCCGGCGAGAGTCAGTGAAACCCAGTTCTTATTGTAGTTGAGCTTCGTTCATGCATCCGAAATATATTTTATGTTTGCTCAAGAAATTTGCATTTCATCACGAGAGAGCCATGATTTTCAATAAAGATACATCCTTAAGTACAAAAAATTTGCTAACGCAATTCCTCAGTCACGCCCGGCATCACAGCCCAGGAGTACTGGGAACGACGAGCCCGCCTTGCCGAGAAGCTCCCAGACAATGGGGTCGccgttctcgccgccgcagaccTTCAATATCGTTCCGGCGCGGTCTTCTTCCCCTACCGCCAAGAGTCCAACTTCCTTTACCTCACTGGCTGGAACGAGGGCGACTCGGTCGCCGTCATCCAAAAGACGGGCAAGGAGTTCGGCGACTTCGTCTTCCATCTATTCACGAAGCCAAAAGACCCTGTCGCCGAGCAATGGATGGGCCCTCGGAACGGTGTtcaggccgccatcgacatcTTCAACGCCGATAAGGCTGCCGACATTTCCAAACTCGACCGCCACCTCCCCGAGATCCTTAAGGGCGCTAGCCGTGTCTATACGGACATTGAGAAGCCGCGCCAGGGCGAGCAGGAGAGCAAGCTTTGGCAGCTCATGAAGGCTGACAAGTCTTGGTTTCCCTCCGTCAAGCTGCCCCTCTATCCCGTTGTCAACTCTCTGAGAGCCATCAAGTCTCCGGCCGAGGTTGCCAACATGCGCCGCGCTGGCCAGATCTCTGGGCGCGTCATCACCGACGCCATGCGTAGATCGTGGACCCGCGAGAAGGATCTCCATGCCTTCCTCGACTACCGtttcgccgccgacggctgCGACGGTCCGGCATAtgtccccgtcgtcgccggtgGCCAGAACGGCCTCTGCATTCACTACGTCGTGAACAACAATGTACTgcgcgacggcgagacggtcctcgtcgacgccggcggcgaatATGGCACCTACATCACCGACATCTCTCGCACATGGCCCGTGAGCGGCAAGTTCTCGCCCGCGCAGAAAGATCTCTACGAGGCTGTGCTCACGGTCCAGCGCTCTAGTGTCTCGCTGTGCCGGGAGAATGCAAACCTCTCTTTGGACGACATCCATGATCACACCTCGGCGGGGCTGCTCGGGCAGCTCAAGAGCCTGGGCTTCGATATCACATCCCATGACATGGACGTGCTTTTTCCGCACCATGTCGGCCACTACGTCGGTCTGGACGTACACGACGTGCCGGGCTATGGTAGGAGGACACCTTTAAAGAAGGGGCATTGTGTGACCATTGAGCCTGGCATCTATGTCCCGGATACGGACCGATGGCCAAAGTCCTTCCGGG
Protein-coding sequences here:
- a CDS encoding Putative peptidase M24, aminopeptidase P, creatinase/Aminopeptidase P/Spt16, with product MNVSRPVSRALQTAQRLRPMKSASQWRLSFFTGCQFRRYSAVSAAELQFGQPVHETHPHILKAGEITPGITAQEYWERRARLAEKLPDNGVAVLAAADLQYRSGAVFFPYRQESNFLYLTGWNEGDSVAVIQKTGKEFGDFVFHLFTKPKDPVAEQWMGPRNGVQAAIDIFNADKAADISKLDRHLPEILKGASRVYTDIEKPRQGEQESKLWQLMKADKSWFPSVKLPLYPVVNSLRAIKSPAEVANMRRAGQISGRVITDAMRRSWTREKDLHAFLDYRFAADGCDGPAYVPVVAGGQNGLCIHYVVNNNVLRDGETVLVDAGGEYGTYITDISRTWPVSGKFSPAQKDLYEAVLTVQRSSVSLCRENANLSLDDIHDHTSAGLLGQLKSLGFDITSHDMDVLFPHHVGHYVGLDVHDVPGYGRRTPLKKGHCVTIEPGIYVPDTDRWPKSFRGLGVRIEDSICVDEESPYILTTEAVKEIADIEALRD
- a CDS encoding Putative Zinc finger, DBF-type, regulatory subunit Dfp1/Him1, central region, which gives rise to MAAISLSPNLAPPRPAMSTRRTPLSSNPNVVNSPLRAASALAQAKHKRSHANIQREELYAQPPPYKKQAVENVGSRQLRSPSKITKASQLPQRVGRPVTKERSTHHDDASVERIRQWQAEYRGRFPKMVFYFDSVPEDQRAKLSRHAQSLGARDERFFSSSITHVVTARPIPVQEDMQTSAHVEPEEQPQTINPSLLDRSTDARRRLLLETTSRRPHTQNQDDRTRRTRSTQSNDVLHKARDMGKKIWSVEKFQRMLQFLLEPDPHVVAAYGAKGEPTRHLVNKKTTEEPGLLQMLQHERLNGPSDAVASREMINFKGPYLYVYDIDEKQKPIMVREYPKVNNKYDGEWPQFRTVTDGRCPFVEEPEATERPSRKPSTQQKEQREPKERAATKPVAEERQSRQLPEALVPKAVIGKRTLSEMQDEQNKTRPVMKPMDVFNPPKAVVANPIDFGRTQNAFTGRTGTGRFFAGEPVASGVQPSNITSAIRSQMISSTSGINGAKAGTSKEVHGLQRKVLQRGAPTPQDASSRRLTEMSLDATSARSTSVSRTTSRRMELIEEDPDKQSSKLSKASCKTAAPPPKSKRDLKPGYCENCQDKFKDFDEHILTRKHRKFAENIDNWAELDDLLGQLGRVPKYSRHSHCDNYAGESL